In the genome of Burkholderia sp. WP9, one region contains:
- a CDS encoding GIY-YIG nuclease family protein, with the protein MHFKYVVYKITFPNGKIYVGKDEGGLGHSLRYFGSWDNALVAQDFSKAELSDLTLRKQILFESESKEEVRRMESEFIRSLRSSDPVIGYNRTHLARKEGGKEPRSIF; encoded by the coding sequence ATGCACTTCAAATACGTCGTTTATAAGATCACTTTTCCTAACGGGAAAATCTACGTCGGCAAGGATGAGGGCGGCTTAGGCCACTCGTTGCGCTATTTCGGCAGCTGGGACAACGCCTTAGTCGCGCAAGATTTCAGCAAAGCCGAGCTCTCCGACTTGACCTTGCGTAAGCAGATTCTTTTCGAATCTGAAAGCAAGGAAGAGGTACGTCGCATGGAGAGCGAGTTCATTCGATCGCTTCGAAGCAGTGACCCTGTTATTGGATACAACCGGACGCACCTAGCAAGGAAGGAAGGAGGGAAGGAACCAAGGTCTATTTTTTAG
- a CDS encoding stability determinant — MPTTLSPIESEFATVEEAEAYDRWFRAKVQASLADTRPNVPHDQVMADMESIIRAAEIKRAARRS, encoded by the coding sequence ATGCCTACTACCTTGTCCCCCATCGAATCGGAATTCGCCACGGTCGAAGAGGCCGAAGCGTACGACCGCTGGTTCCGCGCCAAGGTCCAGGCGTCCTTGGCCGATACGCGCCCGAACGTCCCGCACGATCAGGTGATGGCGGACATGGAATCCATCATCCGGGCGGCAGAAATAAAACGTGCGGCTAGACGGTCGTGA
- a CDS encoding type II toxin-antitoxin system RelE/ParE family toxin, whose product MLSIEWRASAREDLADIIGFIAEHNPQAARRMAVTIESSVLPAAEHPYLFRAGREPGTHEIVAHPNYIVVYRVTSTVIEVVAVVHARQQYPKRDE is encoded by the coding sequence ATGCTTTCCATCGAATGGCGCGCATCGGCGCGCGAAGACCTCGCCGACATCATCGGCTTCATCGCTGAACACAACCCGCAGGCTGCACGCCGCATGGCGGTGACCATCGAGTCATCGGTTCTGCCCGCAGCCGAGCACCCGTACCTGTTCCGTGCCGGGCGCGAGCCTGGCACGCACGAAATCGTTGCCCATCCGAACTACATCGTGGTCTACCGCGTCACCTCGACGGTAATTGAGGTCGTCGCTGTGGTGCACGCCCGCCAGCAGTACCCGAAACGGGACGAGTGA